The following are encoded in a window of Chiloscyllium plagiosum isolate BGI_BamShark_2017 chromosome 11, ASM401019v2, whole genome shotgun sequence genomic DNA:
- the LOC122554790 gene encoding leucine-rich repeat-containing protein 52-like gives MDEWFTVRPFCLKLLSVWLLVRAAGVAGCSSECSCTQFLTNCTGRHLRQLPAGIPFSTQQLILSDNNISILPPVALNYLGGLLYLDFSNNSLTEISHSSLLNLKILVYLDLSRNQLRRITHLSFRYLTGMVVLKASRNKELNFIDNRAFSTNQKLQELDISDNGLTFIDASMLEALPHLRSVRLSGNPWTCNCSTQYLSNWMRKNRKLIPDAANVTCTFPESLQGVLVMEAANKLSSLCSGKRQLKSREVLYFCLIGPGLFSASIVLNFTCSLLMAHFNRFKRKELKRYRKLRRAISFKYSKRPNVITQEHIAKANTNINVRAGTKHNG, from the exons ATGGATGAGTGGTTCACCGTGCGGCCTTTCTGCTTAAAGCTGCTGAGTGTTTGGTTGCTGGTCAGGGCGGCTGGGGTGGCTGGCTGCTCCTCGGAATGCAGCTGTACCCAGTTCCTGACCAACTGCACAGGGAGGCACCTCCGGCAGCTCCCCGCTGGCATCCCGTTCAGCACCCAGCAGCTCATCCTGTCCGACAACAACATCTCCATCCTGCCCCCTGTCGCCCTCAACTACCTGGGCGGCCTGCTGTACCTGGACTTCAGCAACAACTCCCTCACTGAGATCTCGCACAGCTCCCTGCTCAACCTGAAGATCCTGGTCTACTTAGATCTCAGCCGCAACCAACTCCGGAGGATCACCCACCTCAGCTTCAGGTACCTGACCGGTATGGTGGTGCTGAAGGCCAGTCGCAACAAGGAGCTAAACTTCATTGACAACCGCGCGTTCTCCACAAACCAGAAACTGCAAGAGCTTGACATCAGCGACAATGGACTGACTTTCATTGATGCCAGCATGTTAGAAGCACTTCCCCACTTGCGCTCCGTGCGCCTGTCTGGGAATCCTTGGACCTGTAACTGCAGCACTCAGTACTTAAGCAACTGGATGAGAAAAAACAGAAAGCTCATTCCAG ATGCTGCTAACGTCACATGCACATTTCCAGAGTCTTTGCAAGGTGTCCTTGTCATGGAAGCTGCAAATAAACTTTCCTCACTTTGCAGTGGAAAAAGGCAACTCAAATCAAGAGAAGTCCTTTATTTTTGTCTTATTGGCCCAGGATTATTTTCTGCAAGCATTGTTCTCAATTTCACTTGCAGTCTACTGATGGCTCACTTCAACAGATTCAAAAGGAAAGAGCTCAAGCGTTATCGTAAACTTCGTCGGGCCATCTCATTTAAATACTCAAAGCGGCCTAATGTGATAACTCAGGAACACATTGCCAAAGCCAATACAAATATAAATGTTCGTGCAGGAACAAAACACAATGGATGA